Proteins from one Mercurialis annua linkage group LG7, ddMerAnnu1.2, whole genome shotgun sequence genomic window:
- the LOC126655724 gene encoding HVA22-like protein k, protein MALLGSNLPGEMGLRLLLSPLGSNIVIRTACCSVGVVLPVYSTFKAIERKDQNEQKKWLVYWAAYGAFSLVEVFTDKFLRWVPMYYHVKFAFLVWLQLPSTDGAKKLYGNHLRPFLMRHQARVDMLMGIAYDEVAKIYSTHQTEIEYAKTILLKIMGPADETRNGHRSSIEVPAIEHEIQRSTDDESDQDT, encoded by the exons ATGGCTTTACTCGGATCTAATTTACCCGGCGAG ATGGGATTGCGGCTGCTGCTTAGCCCACTTGGTTCTAACATTGTGATTCGAACCGCATG TTGCTCGGTGGGGGTTGTATTACCTGTCTACTCCACATTCAAGGCTATCGAGAGAAAAGATCAAAACGAGCAAAAGAAGTGGTTAGTATATTGGGCAG CGTATGGTGCTTTCAGCCTTGTGGAAGTGTTCACAGATAAATTTCTCCGTTG GGTTCCAATGTATTATCATGTGAAATTTGCATTTCTAGTCTGGCTTCAACTTCCCTCTACTGAT GGAGCAAAGAAATTATATGGGAATCATTTGCGTCCATTTCTAATGAGACATCAAGCCAGAGTCGATATGCTTATGGGCATTGCATATGACGAAGTG GCTAAAATTTACAGCACACACCAAACAGAAATTGAATATGCTAAGACTATACTCTTGAAGATTATGGGGCCAG CTGATGAAACTAGGAATGGACACAGGAGCTCAATTGAGGTCCCTGCTATTGAACACGAGATACAAAGAAGCACCGATGATGAATCTGATCAGGACACTTGA
- the LOC126655722 gene encoding G-box-binding factor 1 isoform X1 codes for MAMKPGEESTPPKPSKPASSAQEIPTTPSYPDWQNSMQAYYGAGATPPPFFASTVPSPTPHPYLWGGQHHLMPPYGTPVPYPALYPAGGVYAHPSMAMAPNLVHANTEYEGKGADGRDKVSGKKSKGTSAGKTGETAKAASGSGNDGASPSAESGSDGSSDGSDDNANPQDFAGNKKGSFDQMLADANAQNNTAGAAVSGKPVGSMPGTNLNIGMDLWNASPAAAAGASKIRPGAIGAPSAIMPEQWVQDERELKRQKRKQSNRESARRSRLRKQAECEELQARVETLNTDNRNLRDELQRISDQCDKLKSENESIKEELTRLYGPDAVANLEQNNHSSVVQSHDDEGNK; via the exons ATGGCAATGAAACCAG GGGAAGAGAGCACACCTCCTAAGCCTTCAAAACCAGCATCATCAGCTCAG GAAATTCCAACAACACCCTCTTATCCTGATTGGCAAAATTCTATGCAG GCTTATTATGGTGCCGGAGCCACTCCTCCTCCCTTTTTTGCATCAACAGTTCCGTCTCCAACTCCCCATCCTTATCTTTGGGGAGGTCAG CATCACTTAATGCCACCATATGGGACCCCTGTTCCTTACCCGGCTTTGTATCCTGCTGGAGGAGTATATGCCCATCCTAGTATGGCCATg GCGCCAAATTTAGTACATGCAAATACTGAGTATGAAGGTAAGGGCGCTGATGGAAGGGACAAAGTTTCAGGCAAAAAATCTAAGGGAACTTCAGCAGGCAAAACAGGAGAGACTGCAAAAGCAGCTTCAGGTTCCGGAAATGATGGTGCCTCCCCAAG TGCTGAAAGTGGCAGTGATGGCTCCTCAGATGGAAGTGACGACAATGCTAACCCTCAG GATTTTGCTGGAAATAAGAAGGGAAGTTTTGATCAGATGCTTGCTGATG CCAATGCACAAAATAACACTGCTGGGGCTGCAGTATCTGGGAAACCTGTCGGGTCAATGCCTGGTACTAATTTAAATATCGGTATGGACTTATGGAATGCTTCTCCTGCTGCTGCAGCTGGAGCTTCGAAAATTAGGCCTGGTGCAATTGGTGCCCCGTCAGCAATAATGCCCGAACAGTGGGTTCAA GATGAACGAGAACTGAAAAGACAAAAGAGAAAGCAATCTAACAGGGAATCAGCTCGAAGATCAAGATTACGCAAGCAG GCGGAGTGTGAAGAGCTACAAGCAAGGGTAGAGACTTTGAACACTGACAATCGCAATCTTAGAGATGAACTACAGAGGATCTCTGATCAATGCGATAAACTCAAATCTGAAAACGAGTCTATTAAG GAAGAACTGACACGGCTATACGGGCCAGATGCAGTAGCTAACCTTGAACAAAACAACCACTCCTCAGTTGTTCAATCTCATGATGACGAGGGTAACAAATAG
- the LOC126655722 gene encoding G-box-binding factor 1 isoform X3, whose translation MAMKPGEESTPPKPSKPASSAQEIPTTPSYPDWQNSMQAYYGAGATPPPFFASTVPSPTPHPYLWGGQHHLMPPYGTPVPYPALYPAGGVYAHPSMAMAPNLVHANTEYEGKGADGRDKVSGKKSKGTSAGKTGETAKAASGSGNDGASPSAESGSDGSSDGSDDNANPQDFAGNKKGSFDQMLADAGASKIRPGAIGAPSAIMPEQWVQDERELKRQKRKQSNRESARRSRLRKQAECEELQARVETLNTDNRNLRDELQRISDQCDKLKSENESIKEELTRLYGPDAVANLEQNNHSSVVQSHDDEGNK comes from the exons ATGGCAATGAAACCAG GGGAAGAGAGCACACCTCCTAAGCCTTCAAAACCAGCATCATCAGCTCAG GAAATTCCAACAACACCCTCTTATCCTGATTGGCAAAATTCTATGCAG GCTTATTATGGTGCCGGAGCCACTCCTCCTCCCTTTTTTGCATCAACAGTTCCGTCTCCAACTCCCCATCCTTATCTTTGGGGAGGTCAG CATCACTTAATGCCACCATATGGGACCCCTGTTCCTTACCCGGCTTTGTATCCTGCTGGAGGAGTATATGCCCATCCTAGTATGGCCATg GCGCCAAATTTAGTACATGCAAATACTGAGTATGAAGGTAAGGGCGCTGATGGAAGGGACAAAGTTTCAGGCAAAAAATCTAAGGGAACTTCAGCAGGCAAAACAGGAGAGACTGCAAAAGCAGCTTCAGGTTCCGGAAATGATGGTGCCTCCCCAAG TGCTGAAAGTGGCAGTGATGGCTCCTCAGATGGAAGTGACGACAATGCTAACCCTCAG GATTTTGCTGGAAATAAGAAGGGAAGTTTTGATCAGATGCTTGCTGATG CTGGAGCTTCGAAAATTAGGCCTGGTGCAATTGGTGCCCCGTCAGCAATAATGCCCGAACAGTGGGTTCAA GATGAACGAGAACTGAAAAGACAAAAGAGAAAGCAATCTAACAGGGAATCAGCTCGAAGATCAAGATTACGCAAGCAG GCGGAGTGTGAAGAGCTACAAGCAAGGGTAGAGACTTTGAACACTGACAATCGCAATCTTAGAGATGAACTACAGAGGATCTCTGATCAATGCGATAAACTCAAATCTGAAAACGAGTCTATTAAG GAAGAACTGACACGGCTATACGGGCCAGATGCAGTAGCTAACCTTGAACAAAACAACCACTCCTCAGTTGTTCAATCTCATGATGACGAGGGTAACAAATAG
- the LOC126655722 gene encoding G-box-binding factor 1 isoform X2 gives MGTGEESTPPKPSKPASSAQEIPTTPSYPDWQNSMQAYYGAGATPPPFFASTVPSPTPHPYLWGGQHHLMPPYGTPVPYPALYPAGGVYAHPSMAMAPNLVHANTEYEGKGADGRDKVSGKKSKGTSAGKTGETAKAASGSGNDGASPSAESGSDGSSDGSDDNANPQDFAGNKKGSFDQMLADANAQNNTAGAAVSGKPVGSMPGTNLNIGMDLWNASPAAAAGASKIRPGAIGAPSAIMPEQWVQDERELKRQKRKQSNRESARRSRLRKQAECEELQARVETLNTDNRNLRDELQRISDQCDKLKSENESIKEELTRLYGPDAVANLEQNNHSSVVQSHDDEGNK, from the exons ATGGGGACAGGGGAAGAGAGCACACCTCCTAAGCCTTCAAAACCAGCATCATCAGCTCAG GAAATTCCAACAACACCCTCTTATCCTGATTGGCAAAATTCTATGCAG GCTTATTATGGTGCCGGAGCCACTCCTCCTCCCTTTTTTGCATCAACAGTTCCGTCTCCAACTCCCCATCCTTATCTTTGGGGAGGTCAG CATCACTTAATGCCACCATATGGGACCCCTGTTCCTTACCCGGCTTTGTATCCTGCTGGAGGAGTATATGCCCATCCTAGTATGGCCATg GCGCCAAATTTAGTACATGCAAATACTGAGTATGAAGGTAAGGGCGCTGATGGAAGGGACAAAGTTTCAGGCAAAAAATCTAAGGGAACTTCAGCAGGCAAAACAGGAGAGACTGCAAAAGCAGCTTCAGGTTCCGGAAATGATGGTGCCTCCCCAAG TGCTGAAAGTGGCAGTGATGGCTCCTCAGATGGAAGTGACGACAATGCTAACCCTCAG GATTTTGCTGGAAATAAGAAGGGAAGTTTTGATCAGATGCTTGCTGATG CCAATGCACAAAATAACACTGCTGGGGCTGCAGTATCTGGGAAACCTGTCGGGTCAATGCCTGGTACTAATTTAAATATCGGTATGGACTTATGGAATGCTTCTCCTGCTGCTGCAGCTGGAGCTTCGAAAATTAGGCCTGGTGCAATTGGTGCCCCGTCAGCAATAATGCCCGAACAGTGGGTTCAA GATGAACGAGAACTGAAAAGACAAAAGAGAAAGCAATCTAACAGGGAATCAGCTCGAAGATCAAGATTACGCAAGCAG GCGGAGTGTGAAGAGCTACAAGCAAGGGTAGAGACTTTGAACACTGACAATCGCAATCTTAGAGATGAACTACAGAGGATCTCTGATCAATGCGATAAACTCAAATCTGAAAACGAGTCTATTAAG GAAGAACTGACACGGCTATACGGGCCAGATGCAGTAGCTAACCTTGAACAAAACAACCACTCCTCAGTTGTTCAATCTCATGATGACGAGGGTAACAAATAG
- the LOC126655721 gene encoding serine/threonine/tyrosine-protein kinase HT1, which translates to MYNAFDEEEDENISASVVQNDYVFSIDRSLIIDPRRVLVRRLISEGSYSLVYEGVFESKPVAVKIIQPMKTSAVILDHKEKFQREVMLQSRLNHENVLKLIGASVEPAMFLITELMGGDTLQKYLWSIRPKRLDLKLSISFALDVCRAMAYVHEYGIIHRDLKPSNLLLTNDRKQIKVADFGLAREEVSNEMTCEAGTYRWMAPELFSKEALLIGMKKHYDHKVDVYSFSIVLWELLTNKAPFKGRDNITVAYAAAANNERPSLENIPEELATLLQSCWSEDPALRPEFVEITKYLKNYVQCLRPTELTPPKVVAIQDDENDIGEDLEDTSNVTKTSDGRVRKHDFLICFDSCLSE; encoded by the exons ATGTATAATGCATTTgatgaggaagaagatgaaaatattaGTGCTAGTGTTGTACAAAACGACTACGTTTTCAGCATTGATAGAAGCCTGATAATTGATCCTCGTCGTGTTCTTGTTCGTAGATTAATCTCTGAAGGCTCTTATTCTCTTGTCTATGAAGGAGT GTTTGAATCTAAACCTGTTGCAGTGAAGATAATTCAGCCAATGAAAACGTCAGCTGTAATTCTTGATCACAAAGAAAAATTTCAGAGAGAGGTTATGCTGCAATCTAGATTGAACCATGAAAATGTTCTCAAG TTGATCGGTGCATCAGTGGAACCAGCTATGTTCTTAATCACCGAACTTATGGGAGGTGATACGCTACAGAAGTATTTGTGGAGCATTCGGCCTAAGCGTTTGGATCTTAAACTTTCTATAAGTTTTGCGCTGGATGTTTGCAGGGCTATGGCATATGTGCACGAATATGGAATCATTCATCGAGACCTGAAGCCTA GCAATCTACTTCTAACTAATGATAGAAAACAAATTAAGGTGGCCGACTTTGGCCTAGCAAGAGAGGAGGTATCAAATGAAATGACTTGTGAAGCCGGCACTTACCGGTGGATGGCTCCCGAG CTTTTCAGCAAAGAAGCACTTCTAATTGGAATGAAGAAACATTATGACCACAAGGTGGATGTCTACAGCTTCTCAATAGTTCTTTGGGAGTTGCTCACAAACAAAGCTCCATTTAAGGGAAGGGATAACATAACCGTCGCATATGCTGCTGCAGCGAAT AATGAAAGGCCGAGCTTGGAGAATATACCAGAGGAGTTGGCTACTCTCTTGCAATCGTGTTGGTCAGAGGACCCAGCTCTCCGGCCAGAATTTGTGGAAATCACGAAATATCTCAAAAACTACGTGCAGTGCCTTCGGCCTACAGAGTTGACACCTCCCAAGGTGGTGGCTATCCAAGACGACGAAAACGACATAGGAGAAGATCTCGAGGACACTAGTAATGTGACGAAAACATCCGATGGAAGGGTGAGAAAGCACGATTTTCTTATATGTTTCGATAGCTGCTTATCTGAATAA